From Deinococcus yavapaiensis KR-236, one genomic window encodes:
- a CDS encoding AraC family transcriptional regulator, with amino-acid sequence MTDLLARRQERLKRDEARLWREDFLGGLDVLQARFVKQAFARHTHEEFTVGVVHQGAAEFWNRGAERVAPDGSVMLINADEVTTGHSFVEDGYLHLVLYPSAEQLRAVAAQVAGKRVETPFFPESVAFAPEVAHRLTVAHRVLSDFTASRLTRDAVLQAALVSLVSTLSEARGTPAPLGQERAAVREARAYLDAHAVEDVSLDDLAGVSGLSAFHLSRVFREEVGLPPHAYQVQARVRRAQAWLAAGWGLAEVALAAGFNDQSAFSNQFKRHVGVTPGQYVRSFGPKKR; translated from the coding sequence ATGACCGACCTCCTCGCGCGCCGCCAGGAGCGCTTGAAGCGTGACGAGGCGCGGCTGTGGCGCGAGGATTTCCTCGGTGGGCTGGACGTGTTGCAGGCACGCTTCGTGAAGCAGGCGTTCGCGCGGCACACGCACGAGGAGTTCACGGTCGGCGTGGTGCATCAAGGCGCCGCGGAATTCTGGAATCGCGGCGCGGAGCGCGTCGCGCCGGACGGCAGCGTGATGCTGATCAACGCGGACGAAGTGACGACCGGACACTCCTTCGTGGAGGACGGCTACTTGCACCTCGTGCTGTACCCCAGCGCGGAGCAGTTGCGCGCGGTGGCGGCGCAAGTCGCGGGGAAGCGAGTGGAGACGCCGTTCTTTCCCGAGAGCGTGGCGTTCGCGCCGGAGGTGGCGCACCGCTTGACGGTCGCGCACCGCGTCCTGTCCGACTTCACAGCGTCTCGGTTGACGCGCGACGCCGTTCTTCAAGCGGCGTTGGTCAGCCTCGTTTCAACGCTGAGCGAGGCGCGCGGAACACCCGCGCCGCTTGGACAGGAGCGGGCGGCCGTTCGGGAGGCGCGGGCGTACCTCGACGCGCACGCGGTGGAGGACGTGTCCCTCGACGATCTCGCGGGCGTGTCGGGGCTCAGCGCCTTTCACCTCTCGCGGGTGTTTCGTGAAGAGGTGGGATTGCCGCCCCACGCGTACCAAGTGCAGGCGCGGGTGCGGCGCGCGCAGGCGTGGCTCGCGGCAGGGTGGGGACTGGCGGAGGTGGCGCTCGCTGCGGGCTTCAACGATCAAAGTGCCTTCTCGAACCAGTTCAAGCGCCACGTGGGCGTGACGCCGGGCCAGTACGTTCGAAGTTTCGGGCCGAAGAAGCGTTGA
- a CDS encoding VOC family protein, whose protein sequence is MTRRSTQSQNVLGIVHTAIAVSDIHHQIDFWQQVLGFKLDGMAEIGGPLPEDETGVPGIRSKVAMLTKHGQTIELYQPTAPADRQTYRPRPVDIGSWHLALRVTDLDEIVRASRDWGWRVRGKVAVVEEGPGPIGARLVYLHNDDGTILELVQLPQS, encoded by the coding sequence ATGACGAGACGAAGTACGCAGTCCCAGAATGTCCTGGGCATCGTTCACACGGCCATCGCCGTGAGCGACATCCACCATCAAATCGACTTCTGGCAGCAGGTGCTGGGGTTCAAGTTGGATGGAATGGCAGAGATCGGCGGTCCCTTGCCCGAGGATGAGACGGGCGTGCCCGGGATCCGCAGCAAGGTCGCCATGCTGACGAAACACGGCCAGACCATCGAGTTGTACCAGCCGACCGCGCCCGCTGACCGCCAGACGTACCGTCCGCGCCCGGTGGACATCGGTTCGTGGCACCTGGCACTCAGAGTCACGGACCTCGACGAGATTGTGCGTGCCAGCCGCGATTGGGGTTGGCGGGTGCGCGGCAAGGTGGCGGTGGTCGAGGAGGGGCCCGGCCCCATCGGTGCGCGCCTGGTTTACCTGCACAACGACGACGGCACCATCCTCGAACTCGTTCAGCTACCGCAAAGTTGA